The genomic segment AAAAAATCTGCACATGGTAGAATAAAAGGAATTGATTTTGTGCTGAAAAAAAGAAGGAGAAAGTTGATGGTTACTCAACCTTCTCCTTCTTTTATTTACCAACTTGTTAAAGAAACTTCACCGCTGTTTAGCCACATTTCTTGTCCGGTATCTAATTGGATCAATAGCTGCCCGGTATCTGATATTTCCTTGGCAACTCCTTTGTATTCTTTGTCATTCTGGCAAAAAGTGATTGTCCGACCTAAGATAAGAGAATGCTGTTTGTAAAGGTAAATCAGCTCGTCTGGATCACATTCATAAAAATCTTTCCAAATTTCAGCAATGAGTTCATTGCGTGTGATAGGTTGCTTTTCGTGGAAGAGAGAGGCAGCACTATTTTTTAACTCTTTCGGAAAATCAGAGATTGCGAAATTGATGCCCACTCCAATAATCACATCAGTGACTAAGCCCGTCTCGACAGAAGTAATAGCTTCGGTTAAAATGCCGGCTATTTTCTTGCCCTTGTAGTAAATGTCATTGACCCATTTAATGTCCATTTCCATTAAAGTGAGGTCTTTAATAGCCTTATAAATGGCTCCAGCAGTCAGGATAGTATAGGCGGGAATTTGTTGAAAAGGGAGATTGGGTTTCAGATGAAGGGACATATAAATCCCGCCTTGATCTGGAGCAAAATAATTTCTGCCAAAGCGTCCACGACCAGCTGATTGATAGGAAGCAAGATAGAGCGTATTGGCAGGCTTAACAGCTTCAATACCAGCTTTGGCATCTAACTGAGTGGATTGGCAGTTTGGATTGAAGGAAACGTGGATGGGAGCAGCTTCTTCTATTTTTTTAGTAATCAGCAAGTCACCAGAGATGAGTTTATAACCTTTATTTTTTATGGATTCAATACGAATCCCTTCTTTTTCCAAACGCTGAATAGCTTTCCAGATAGAAGTGCGTGAAATTCCTAACTCCTGTGCTAATTTTTCACCGCTGATATAGTCAGATTCTCGACTTAAAATGTCGAATAAAATTTCGTATGTTTTCATTTCTATAAGCTGCTCTTTCTAAGGGTTAGTTTGGTGGCAAGTGTTACCATACGTGGAATGGTCGAGCCAGGATGTTGAAATTCCTCGTGCAGCAGTTGAAAGCCTTGTCTGCCCATTTCCTCTGTAAAGACAGTAACCGTGCTGAGTGGCGGATAGACGTACTTGGCAATAGACGTATCGTTAAAAGCAATTACATTAACACGATCTGGCACAGGAATATCTGCTTCTTGCAGTGCTCGAAGTGCACCCACAGCTAAAGCATCACTTGCTATGAAAAATGCAGTCGGAAGTTGTTTGCCTAAATTTTCAATCAATTCTTTCATCATAGAATAACCTGATTCAGATGAAAAGTTTCCTATTTTGACATATTTTTCTTGATAGAGTTGTTTTTCAGTTAGAAAATTTTTAAAGGTTACTAAGCGTGGATCAGATAGGATAGTGGTTTTGTCAGAAGTCTGTTCTTGCCCAATCAGCAGTCCAATTTGTTGGTGTTGCTTTTCTAAAAAGTGATTAAGAACAGCTATAACAGAATTTTCAAAGTCAGCCATCACACAGCTATGTCCATAGGCAAGTGTATTGCTATCAATAAAAACAAGGTGTTTTGTATAGAGTTCTAGTTCTTTAATTTTTTGAGTGCTAAATTTTCCAATCGCGATGATGCCGTCAACTTGATCGAGATGATTTAATTCTTCATTATTGAAAAAGCGCATAACATCATAGGCCAATTCTTGAGCTTTTTTCTCTACCCCAAGACGAATGGCATAGTAGTAGAGGTCGTCTAGTTCCTCCTCTTCTGTGTACCATTCTACAATCGCAATTCTGCGGTTTTGGGAATTTCGCTTGCTTCCTCTTTTTGTTTTTTTATATTCTAATTCTTCTGCAATGTCAAATATCTTTTGGCGAGTCTCGTCACTCACAGACATGGATTGGTCGTGATTTAAAACGCGTGATACAGTTGCTGGAGAGACACCAGCACTTTTTGCAATATCTTTAATTGTTGCCATGATTGTTTCCTAATTTCTTTAAAGAATATGTCTATTATATCTTAAAAATTAGTAAAATACAAAAATATTTAGTAAATTTCCTAAAGTTTAGTATGAAAGATTGATGAGTATTATTTTTTACAACTTGATTGATAAAATGTTGGTAAAATTTTACTAAAATACTTGAAATTTTACTAATGATATTTTATAATAAAGATAATAAAACGGTTACAAGACCTAACAAAACAAAAGGAGACTTTTTATGTCAACAACTCTTTCTATTCAACAATTGCGTTCAAACTTTGCAACAATTTTTGGGGCAGAAGCAGATCACACATTCTTTTCACCGGGACGCATTAACCTGATTGGTGAACATACAGATTACAATGGTGGTCACGTCTTTCCGGCAGCTATTTCGCTAGGAACTTATGGAGCTGCGCGCAAACGTGACGATAATTTACTTCGTTTTTACTCAGCAAACTTTGAAGACAAAGGAATTATTGAGGTGCCACTAGAAAATCTTCGTTTTGAAAAAACGCATAATTGGACAAATTATCCAAAAGGGGTACTTCATTTCTTACAAAAGGCAGGGCATGTCATTGATAAAGGAATGGATATCTATGTCTCTGGGAATATTCCAAATGGTTCAGGTCTCTCTTCATCAGCTTCATTGGAACTATTGACAGGAATTATTGTAGAGAAACTGTTTGATTTAAAATTGGAACGTTTAGATTTAGTAAAAATCGGTAAACAAACGGAAAATGAATTTATTGGTGTGAATTCAGGAATCATGGATCAGTTTGCTATTGGCATGGGAGCAGATCAACGAGCGATTTATCTAGATACCAATACACTTGAATATGACTTAGTACCTCTTGAACTTAAGGATAATATGGTTGTTATCATGAATACAAATAAGCGCCGTGAACTAGCAGATTCCAAATATAATGAACGCCGTGCTGAGTGTGAAAAAGCTGTTGAAGAACTTAACCGTAAGCTGTCTATCGCAACCTTAGGCGAGTTGGATGAGTGGTCCTTTGACGAGTATAGCTATCTGATAGAGGACGAAAATCGTCTCAAACGGGCTCGTCATGCCGTCTTGGAAAATCAACGTACTTTGCAAGCGCGGGCAGCTTTGCAAGCAGGCGATCTTGACAAGTTTGGTCGTCTGATGAATGCTTCTCATGTTTCGTTAGAGCATGACTATGAGGTGACTGGTTTGGAGTTGGATACGTTGGTTCACACGGCCTGGGAGCAAGAAGGTGTTCTGGGGGCTCGTATGACCGGAGCAGGCTTCGGTGGCTGCGCCATTGCTTTAGTTGGTAAGGATGCGGTGGAATCTTTCAAAGAAAATGTCGATCATAAGTATCAAGAAGTCATCGGCTATGCCCCTAGCTTTTACATCGCAGAAGTAGCCGGCGGTAGCTGTCTATTGGATTAAGTAAATGTGTTACGTAATAGCAAAGAGGTGCCGATGATTCTATGAAAGAAAGGAAAAACAATGGCAGGAAATTTACTAGATGACTTTGTAACAGAGGTCATAGCAAATAGTTCTTTTACAGAAATGGATCGAACCTATTTGATAAATCGTGTCATGGCTCTAATTGGGGAAGAGGCTGAGAAACAGAAAACATCAGCAAGTGGTTTAATTGATCTCAAAGATGATTTACTAAAAATTGCTTTAGCAACTGGGAATGTTGGTTCGACTCATGCAGAACAGGATATTCTTGGGGCAAAGTTGATGGATTTAGTCACCCCAGCTCCTAGTCAGCTAAATCAACAATTTTGGCAGACCTACGAACAAACTCCTGAGCAGGCCATTGCTAATTTTTATGAGCTCAGCAAGTGCAACGATTATATTAAATTGAAAGCCATTGCTAAAAATATTGTCTATCAAACAGCTACTGAATATGGCGATTTGGAGATTACCATCAATCTTTCTAAACCAGAAAAAGATCCCAAAGAGATTGCAGCAGCTAAGAAGGCCAAAACGAGCCATTATCCAGCCTGTCAGCTTTGTTTTGAAAATGAAGGGTATCAAGGTCGACTAGATCATCCAGCACGATCTAATCATAGAATTATCCGTTTTGACTTAGTCGGACAAGAATGGGGCTTTCAGTATTCGCCCTATGCTTATTTTAATGAGCATTGCATTTTTTTAGATAGCAAGCATACTCCTATGACTATCAGTCGTGCTACTTTTGAGCGCCTTTTGGACATTGTAGAAATTTTTCCGAGCTATTTTGCGGGTTCTAATGCTGACCTTCCTATCGTGGGAGGATCTATTCTCACACATGATCATTATCAAGGGGGAAGGCATACTTTTCCTATGGAAAAAGCAAATCTGGACAAAGTTTTCACCTTTGTAGGATTTGAAACCGTAGAGGCTGGTATTGTCAACTGGCCTATGTCGGTTTTGCGGTTGAAATCAACTGATAAAGCTGCATTGATAGAGTTGTCGGATACGATTTTACAGAAATGGCGTGCATACTCTGATCCGACTGTTCAGATTTTAGCTGAGTCAAATGGTGAACAACATCACACTATTACTCCTATTGCTCGGCGAAAAAAGGGCAAGTTTGAATTAGATTTGGTTCTTCGAGATAATCAAACATCCAAAGAGCATCCGGATGGTATTTATCATCCTCATCAAGATGTTCAGCATATCAAGAAAGAAAACATTGGTTTGATTGAGGTCATGGGCTTAGCGATTCTTCCACCTCGTTTGAAAAATGAATTAAAAGAAGTTGAAGAATTTCTTTTGGGACAAAGAGAAGAAGTGGCTCCTTATCATCAGGCATGGGCTGACCAGTTAAAAGCTCATCATCCAGATGCAACACTAGAATCAGCGCAAACAATCGTGCGCGCTTCAGTCGGTCGGATTTTTAAACGCGTCTTGGAAGATGCGGGTGTTTACAAGCGAACAAAAGAGGGGCAAGCGGCTTTTATGCGCTTCATTGAGTCTATAGGTCTTGTGAAATAATGCTCATTTTATGATAAAATATAAAAATTTAGGGTAAGTTGGCTTATGTTAAGATAATGATAGAAACAACTTGAAAACAGTCTTTGACAATCCTGATAGTTACAATGTTTGATACTAAAATCCAGTAGGAAGTTTGCTGGATTTTTCTTTGCGGAAATTTGCAATTGAAATGCATTCTTTTCAGCTAGCATTTGAAAAACTCTCATCTTCATGTTACAATTAAGAGAGCAAATTAAATACATAGAGGTAATATTGTGGCTTTTGGTGATAATGGACAACGGAAAAAAACAGGATTCGAAAAATTGACTTTGATTGTAGTTGTTATCATGTTGTTGGTAACTGTTGGAGCGATCTTTGCAAGTGCGCTTGGTGCTTTGAGTAATTTCTAGTCCTCGAACGCTTGAAAGAGCGTTTTTTTAAAGTGAAAATCGAGAAAAGAGAAAAATATGAGTATGTTTTTAGATACAGCTAAGATTAAAGTCAAGGCTGGGAATGGCGGTGATGGTATGGTAGCATTTCGCCGTGAAAAGTATGTCCCCAATGGCGGTCCTTGGGGTGGCGATGGCGGTCGTGGCGGCAACGTCATTTTTGTCGTAGATGAAGGGCTTCGTACCCTGATGGATTTTCGTTATAATCGTCATTTTAAAGCTCAGTCTGGTGAGAAAGGAATGACCAAAGGAATGCACGGTCGTGGTGCGGAAGATTTGATGGTTCATGTGCCGCAAGGGACGACGGTTCGTGACGCCGAAACAGGAAAAATCCTAACAGATTTGATTGAAAATGGTCAAAAATTTATCGTGGCGCACGGCGGTCGCGGCGGTCGCGGCAATATCCGCTTTGCAACACCTAAAAACCCAGCACCAGAAATTTCTGAAAATGGTGAACCAGGTCAAGAACGTGAGCTACAGTTGGAGTTAAAAATTCTAGCAGATGTTGGTTTAGTTGGCTTCCCGTCTGTTGGGAAATCAACTCTGCTAAGTGTTATCACATCCGCTAAACCGAAAATTGGAGCGTATCATTTCACGACAATTGTACCTAATCTTGGAATGGTTCGAACGCAATCTGGTGAATCATTTGCTGTGGCAGATTTGCCTGGATTGATTGAAGGTGCAAGTCAAGGAGTGGGATTGGGGACACAGTTTCTTCGCCATATTGAACGAACGCGTGTCATCTTGCACGTCATTGATATGTCAGCTAGTGAAGGGCGTAATCCTTACGAAGATTATCTTGCAATTAATAAGGAATTGGAATCGTACAATCTTCGTTTGATGGAGCGTCCGCAGATTATTGTCGCTAATAAAATGGACATGCCTGATAGTGCAGAAAATTTGAAGACATTTAAGAAAAAATTAGCAGAAAATTATGATGAATTGCCACAGATTTTTCCAATTTCAAGTTTGACCAAACAAGGATTATCAATGCTGTTAGATGCGACTGCAGAATTACTAGATAAAACTCCTGAATTTTTACTTTATGATGAGTCTGAAATGGAAGAGGAAGCTTATTATGGCTTTGATGAGGATGCTCCTGCCTTTGACATCTCACGTGATGACGATGCAGCTTGGGTACTTTCAGGTGATAAATTAGAAAAACTTTTTGTTATGACGAACTTTGACCGTGAGGAAGCAGTCATGAAATTTGCCCGTCAATTGCGTGGTATGGGTGTAGATGAAGCCTTGCGAGCTCGTGGCGCAAAAGATGGGGACCTGGTTCGTATCGGCAACTTTGAATTTGAATTTGTGGATTAGAAAGGAGTGATACTGTGGGTGATAAACCGATATCCTTTCGTGATGAAAATGGTAATTTTGTTTCTGCAGCAGATGTATGGAATGAAGAAAAGCTCGAAAAACTTTTTAACAAACTCAATCCGAACCGAAAGTTTCGTTTGGAGCGTGAGAAATTAGCACAAAAGAAAAAAGAATAGGACTTGCTCATTTTTGAGCTAAGTCCTATTTTTCAGTTTGTAGCAATTTCATTCAATAAATCTTGTGCAGTTGTTGTCGGATTGACGCGAATACGGTTGAGGGTCAAAAGTCCGTCATTAAGAGAAGCCAGTCCGTTGTTGGTTGTCAATCCCATTTTATAACCAAGGCTTTCAGCAATCTGTGTCGTTGTTTGAGTATAACGCCCTGAAGGATATGCAACCGTTGTCGTATTTTGTGAAAGGTTATTGTCTAGGTATTGTTTGGAAGCTTGTAATTCTGTCGTTTGTGTCTCTGTACTTGCAAGGGATAAATCTGGATGGTTAACCGTATGATCTTCAAAAGACATTCCCTTTTTTTTCATTTCTCTGATTTGCTGCAGAGTTAGCATATCTTCGCGCCCATTTTCGACAAAGCCAGTAATGACATTGTTTGTTGCTTTCATTTGATATTTTTGAAGCAATGGAAAGGCGTTTGTATAGAAATCCCTCAGACTATCATCGAAAGTCAACCAAACGACTTTTTTATTTTCCGGAAGGACATTTTCAGTCAAAACTTTATATGCTTCTTCTGGAGTAAGAGTATAATAACCAGCATCTTTTAAGGCTTTTAAATGACTTTCAAATGTTTCTGGTGAGACAATTAAACCTGCATTTGCTGCTTCAGAAGGATCCATATTATGAATCGCATGATACATCAGAATAGGAAATTTAACCGGTTGATCCTGTTTCACCCATTTGATTTTAGTCTTTTTGTGACTAGAGTCCATTGTCTTTTTAGCTGTTGATTGTGAGGAAGAAGATTTATTTACTGTTGAATCAGCAGATTTTGTTTGGTTATTAGCGAGGTTTACTCCAGAGTGTTTCCACATGAATGTCCCTGCGATTACTAGAATGACCAATAAGATGAGACTAATAATAGTGCGCCGTTGTCTCCTTTTACGAATACGATTTCTTGCAGAACGATTACCAGAATGTTTTCCCATTGTAAAACTCCTTTGATTATTAAATCACTAATTTTATTGTATCATAATTCTTAGCGTCAGTTTATAAAATTTTAAAGAATAATTTATTATTTTTATAAAAAATATAAGAATTTGCTCAGTAGAAAAAAATAAGTTTATTTGCTATAATGAAAAACATAAAAATCGCAAGGAGTGCCTATGTCTATTAAAATTGCTTTACTTGGTTTTGGAACAGTTGCTAGTGGTGTTCCATTTTTATTAAAAGAAAATAATGAGAAGATTGTGCAAGCAGCTCATTCAGAAATTGAAATCACGAAAGTATTGGTGAAAGATATTGCTGAAAAAGAGCGCTTGGTAGCAGCTGGGAATCATTTTAATTTTGTTACGACAATTGACGAAATTTTAAATGATAAGGAAGTAAGTATTGTTGTTGAGTTGATGGGGCGTATCGAACCAGCAAAAAACTTTATTACACGTGCATTAGAGGCGGGTAAGCATGTTGTTACTGCAAATAAAGATTTGTTAGCAGTTCATGGTGCGGAGTTGCTTGAAATTGCTAATAAAAATAAGGTGGCTCTTTACTATGAAGCAGCGGTAGCAGGAGGAATTCCGATTTTACGCACACTTGTTAATTCTTTAGCATCTGATAAAATTACGCGTATTCTCGGTGTGGTCAATGGGACATCTAACTTCATGCTGACTAAAATGCTAGAAGAAGGTTGGTCTTATGAAGCAGCGTTATCTGAAGCGCAACAACTTGGATTTGCAGAAAGTGATCCAACTAATGATGTCGATGGCATTGATGCTGCTTATAAAATGACTATTTTGAGTCAATTCGCCTTTGGCATGACAGTTAAATTTGAAGATGTTGCTCATCAAGGCATTCGCAAGATTACACCAGAGGATGTAACAGTTGCGCAGCAATTAGGCTATGTTGTCAAATTAGTTGGTTCTATTGAAGAAACAAAATCAGGTCTTGCTGCAGAAGTCACACCGACTTTTTTACCAAAATCTCATCCTCTTGCTAGTGTGAATGGTGTGATGAACGCAGTCTTTGTGGAATCTATCGGGATTGGTGAGTCGATGTATTATGGTCCAGGTGCTGGACAAAAACCTACAGCAACAAGTGTCGTAGCAGATATCATTCGGATTGTTCGGCGCATCAATGAAGGAACTGTTGGAAAAGCCTTTAATGAATTTCAACGTGAACTGGTTCTTGCTAAACGAGAAGATATTAAGAGTTCTTACTACTTTTCAATATTGACACCGGATTCGAAAGGTCAAGTTTTACGTTTGGCAGAAATTTTTAATACTGAGGATGTTTCCTTGCAGCAAATCTTACAGCAAGGAACAGACGGAAATACTGCACGCGTTGTGATTATCACCCATGCTATCAACAAAACACAACTAGAAAATGTCACTCGAAAGTTGCAGGCAACTTCTGGTTTTAAATTATTGAATACGTTCAAAGTACTAGGAGAGTAGAATGAAAATTATTGTACCTGCAACGAGTGCTAATATTGGACCGGGATTTGATTCGGTTGGTGTAGCTGTCAGTAAATATCTGATCATTGAAGTTTTAGGAAAAAGTGATCAGTGGATTATTGAGCACGATTTAGGGCGGCGCATTCCTTCAAATGAACGGAATTTGTTGATTAAAGTAGCGCGTCGAATTGCTCCAGCCATCCGACCTCATCATTTAAAAATGACGACTAATATCCCTTTGGCGCGTGGTTTGGGATCTTCTAGTTCTGTTATTGTTGCAGGGATTGAACTAGCCAATCAATTAGTGAATTTACAGTTATCAAATACGGAAAAGTTAAATCTTGCGACGAAAATTGAAGGGCATCCAGATAATGTGGCACCTGCTATTTATGGTAATTTGACGATTTCTAGTTATGTAAACGGAGAAGTTTCAACAGTTGTGACGAAATTTCCAGAAGTAAGCCTTATTGCCTACATCCCAAATTATGAATTGCGCACAAAAGATAGCCGTGGCGTTCTTCCAAAAGAGTTATCTTATCAAGAAGCTGTTGCTGCAAGCTCGATAGCAAATGTGGCAATTGCTGCTTTAATGAAGGGAGACATGGTAGTAGCGGGACAAGCTATTGAGTCCGATCGTTTCCATGAGCACTTTCGCCAAGGCTTGATTAAGGAATTTCCCAAAATCAAGATGATGGCAAAAGAAAATGGTGCGTATGCGACTTATCTATCAGGAGCAGGACCTACTGTGATGATTCTAGTACCAAAAGAGCGCTCGAATACACTAAAAGAGAAGATAGAAGAGCAACAATTTAAAGGACAAGTTTTTGAACTTCAGGTTGATTGCAAAGGCGTTCGAGTAGAAAAATAAGAAAAGGTAAAGAGTTGACATGACCTGCATCCCAAAAAGTTGGACAGAAACTTTAACGATTGGGGGTGCAGGTTAACATTAGTGCAACTCTTTTTATATTTCTACAACTAATTTCCTCTTGTCTAATTATTTAAAATTATGCTATAATAAAATTAGAATATATAAAGGGGTGTAATTATGAATAAACTTGATTTGCAGGCACTTGCGGATGAGTTGGGATTGCAGTTTGATGAAACATCAACCGTTATTTTTGGACAGAAAGATGGTTATACTTTCTATATTGAACAAATGAATCAAAAAAATCAATACCGTATTTGTTGTTCGGTAAAAAATGGCGAAGCGTTGCCTTCTTTGGAAGAATTTAAAGAGTTGACGAAGTCTTCTAAGGCATTGAAAACCTATCAAGTTAATTTGTATAAATCAAGCTTTGATATTAAAGTAGGTATGACCAAAGGAAAAACACGTGAGCATATTCGTCAGGGTTTACAAGATATTATCTCTTTTTTGAAAGAAAGAAATTTTACAAATGTGTGCGAGCAGACAGGAAAAGCAGGACAAGTGGATGTTTATCAGGTAGGAGGAAATTTGTTGCTT from the Streptococcus constellatus subsp. constellatus genome contains:
- a CDS encoding LacI family DNA-binding transcriptional regulator, which encodes MATIKDIAKSAGVSPATVSRVLNHDQSMSVSDETRQKIFDIAEELEYKKTKRGSKRNSQNRRIAIVEWYTEEEELDDLYYYAIRLGVEKKAQELAYDVMRFFNNEELNHLDQVDGIIAIGKFSTQKIKELELYTKHLVFIDSNTLAYGHSCVMADFENSVIAVLNHFLEKQHQQIGLLIGQEQTSDKTTILSDPRLVTFKNFLTEKQLYQEKYVKIGNFSSESGYSMMKELIENLGKQLPTAFFIASDALAVGALRALQEADIPVPDRVNVIAFNDTSIAKYVYPPLSTVTVFTEEMGRQGFQLLHEEFQHPGSTIPRMVTLATKLTLRKSSL
- a CDS encoding polysaccharide deacetylase family protein, which translates into the protein MGKHSGNRSARNRIRKRRQRRTIISLILLVILVIAGTFMWKHSGVNLANNQTKSADSTVNKSSSSQSTAKKTMDSSHKKTKIKWVKQDQPVKFPILMYHAIHNMDPSEAANAGLIVSPETFESHLKALKDAGYYTLTPEEAYKVLTENVLPENKKVVWLTFDDSLRDFYTNAFPLLQKYQMKATNNVITGFVENGREDMLTLQQIREMKKKGMSFEDHTVNHPDLSLASTETQTTELQASKQYLDNNLSQNTTTVAYPSGRYTQTTTQIAESLGYKMGLTTNNGLASLNDGLLTLNRIRVNPTTTAQDLLNEIATN
- the birA gene encoding bifunctional biotin--[acetyl-CoA-carboxylase] ligase/biotin operon repressor BirA, with product MKTYEILFDILSRESDYISGEKLAQELGISRTSIWKAIQRLEKEGIRIESIKNKGYKLISGDLLITKKIEEAAPIHVSFNPNCQSTQLDAKAGIEAVKPANTLYLASYQSAGRGRFGRNYFAPDQGGIYMSLHLKPNLPFQQIPAYTILTAGAIYKAIKDLTLMEMDIKWVNDIYYKGKKIAGILTEAITSVETGLVTDVIIGVGINFAISDFPKELKNSAASLFHEKQPITRNELIAEIWKDFYECDPDELIYLYKQHSLILGRTITFCQNDKEYKGVAKEISDTGQLLIQLDTGQEMWLNSGEVSLTSW
- a CDS encoding galactokinase, with amino-acid sequence MSTTLSIQQLRSNFATIFGAEADHTFFSPGRINLIGEHTDYNGGHVFPAAISLGTYGAARKRDDNLLRFYSANFEDKGIIEVPLENLRFEKTHNWTNYPKGVLHFLQKAGHVIDKGMDIYVSGNIPNGSGLSSSASLELLTGIIVEKLFDLKLERLDLVKIGKQTENEFIGVNSGIMDQFAIGMGADQRAIYLDTNTLEYDLVPLELKDNMVVIMNTNKRRELADSKYNERRAECEKAVEELNRKLSIATLGELDEWSFDEYSYLIEDENRLKRARHAVLENQRTLQARAALQAGDLDKFGRLMNASHVSLEHDYEVTGLELDTLVHTAWEQEGVLGARMTGAGFGGCAIALVGKDAVESFKENVDHKYQEVIGYAPSFYIAEVAGGSCLLD
- the galT gene encoding UDP-glucose--hexose-1-phosphate uridylyltransferase, producing the protein MAGNLLDDFVTEVIANSSFTEMDRTYLINRVMALIGEEAEKQKTSASGLIDLKDDLLKIALATGNVGSTHAEQDILGAKLMDLVTPAPSQLNQQFWQTYEQTPEQAIANFYELSKCNDYIKLKAIAKNIVYQTATEYGDLEITINLSKPEKDPKEIAAAKKAKTSHYPACQLCFENEGYQGRLDHPARSNHRIIRFDLVGQEWGFQYSPYAYFNEHCIFLDSKHTPMTISRATFERLLDIVEIFPSYFAGSNADLPIVGGSILTHDHYQGGRHTFPMEKANLDKVFTFVGFETVEAGIVNWPMSVLRLKSTDKAALIELSDTILQKWRAYSDPTVQILAESNGEQHHTITPIARRKKGKFELDLVLRDNQTSKEHPDGIYHPHQDVQHIKKENIGLIEVMGLAILPPRLKNELKEVEEFLLGQREEVAPYHQAWADQLKAHHPDATLESAQTIVRASVGRIFKRVLEDAGVYKRTKEGQAAFMRFIESIGLVK
- the obgE gene encoding GTPase ObgE; amino-acid sequence: MSMFLDTAKIKVKAGNGGDGMVAFRREKYVPNGGPWGGDGGRGGNVIFVVDEGLRTLMDFRYNRHFKAQSGEKGMTKGMHGRGAEDLMVHVPQGTTVRDAETGKILTDLIENGQKFIVAHGGRGGRGNIRFATPKNPAPEISENGEPGQERELQLELKILADVGLVGFPSVGKSTLLSVITSAKPKIGAYHFTTIVPNLGMVRTQSGESFAVADLPGLIEGASQGVGLGTQFLRHIERTRVILHVIDMSASEGRNPYEDYLAINKELESYNLRLMERPQIIVANKMDMPDSAENLKTFKKKLAENYDELPQIFPISSLTKQGLSMLLDATAELLDKTPEFLLYDESEMEEEAYYGFDEDAPAFDISRDDDAAWVLSGDKLEKLFVMTNFDREEAVMKFARQLRGMGVDEALRARGAKDGDLVRIGNFEFEFVD
- the thrB gene encoding homoserine kinase, which gives rise to MKIIVPATSANIGPGFDSVGVAVSKYLIIEVLGKSDQWIIEHDLGRRIPSNERNLLIKVARRIAPAIRPHHLKMTTNIPLARGLGSSSSVIVAGIELANQLVNLQLSNTEKLNLATKIEGHPDNVAPAIYGNLTISSYVNGEVSTVVTKFPEVSLIAYIPNYELRTKDSRGVLPKELSYQEAVAASSIANVAIAALMKGDMVVAGQAIESDRFHEHFRQGLIKEFPKIKMMAKENGAYATYLSGAGPTVMILVPKERSNTLKEKIEEQQFKGQVFELQVDCKGVRVEK
- a CDS encoding DUF4044 domain-containing protein produces the protein MAFGDNGQRKKTGFEKLTLIVVVIMLLVTVGAIFASALGALSNF
- a CDS encoding homoserine dehydrogenase: MSIKIALLGFGTVASGVPFLLKENNEKIVQAAHSEIEITKVLVKDIAEKERLVAAGNHFNFVTTIDEILNDKEVSIVVELMGRIEPAKNFITRALEAGKHVVTANKDLLAVHGAELLEIANKNKVALYYEAAVAGGIPILRTLVNSLASDKITRILGVVNGTSNFMLTKMLEEGWSYEAALSEAQQLGFAESDPTNDVDGIDAAYKMTILSQFAFGMTVKFEDVAHQGIRKITPEDVTVAQQLGYVVKLVGSIEETKSGLAAEVTPTFLPKSHPLASVNGVMNAVFVESIGIGESMYYGPGAGQKPTATSVVADIIRIVRRINEGTVGKAFNEFQRELVLAKREDIKSSYYFSILTPDSKGQVLRLAEIFNTEDVSLQQILQQGTDGNTARVVIITHAINKTQLENVTRKLQATSGFKLLNTFKVLGE